CTATATTTATATCAAGCTCTCTTGCCAGATCAAATAGGGTTTTCCCTTCTGATTTGCCTTCGTAAAAGGCATCGGCCTTTATTTTCCTTCGAGTGAGCCACTTATAAATCCTGATTGTATCCAGAACGGGGTTCTTAATTACTTTATTAAAAAGCCTTTTTAATTCTTTGTTTATGAAACTGACATCTATTGATACAAAATGTCCTACGATTATTCTGTTACCGCAGTAATGCAAAAACTCAGGAAGTATTTTCTCTATCTCAGGACAGAGGGATGATTCAGAGGGAGTTATACCGTGTATTAGAATGCTTTCTTTGTGGCAGAGGTCTGTATTGATAATTCTGTAAAAAAAATCTCCGAGTCTTATCCTGTCTCCATCCATCTTTACGGCACCGATGGAGACAATTGAATCCTTCTGGGGGTTAAGGCCGGTGAGTTCAAGATCAATCACAACATAACTGGCTTTATCAATGGGTATACTCATATCAATATAGTTAAATTTCCTGCTCAGGGCTACTTCTTTTCTTAATCTTTGTATAAATCTCAACATCTTACATTATCCTTCCAAGCATGTATCTCTGCTCTATAAAATCCTGGATATCTGATATTAGCCTGCAAACATCCTTCAGGGTCTTTTTTTCAAGATTGCTGAGTGTATTAGGGTTTATATAGTTGTCTGGCTTTTGACCTGATTCTAACTGCTGTAATTGATGTTCTATTCTTAAAAGCATTAAGAATTCAAAGGCGTGCTCTAATTCATCTCCATATTGTTTTACTGTATCATGAATTTCCTTCAATTTTTTAATTCTTTCAAGTGTTGATGTTTCGGGGATTCTTTTTTCCAGGCTGAAGAGTCTCACTATATTGAGCAAGGGTGCTATGCATTTAAACTTAAGGTTTAATTCATTTTTATGCTCTCCACTTTTCTCCACAATAAAGGTCTTGAAAAATCCTATAGGAGGTTTAACATTTACAGTAAGGCGAGCCATATGCACCAGGAATATGTCCTGATTTCTGAGAGTCTCAAGTAAATGTTCCCTCAGCTTTTCTCCAAGTGTAAGTTCTCCATGAACAGGTCTGAAATCAAAGAGGATTACAGAGGAAAGTATTGCCTGGGCTGTAGGAGTGGTGATCCAGTCGGAAAAATATTTTTTCCACACACTGATCGGCTGTCTCCATTTCGGATTATTAGCCATATAATTTCCGGGGCAGAGGGGAAAGCCACACTCAACAAGTGAGGAAATAACATATTCAGAAAAGGTATTAAAATACTCCTTTGCCTCTTTTGCCTCTTTTTCATCTGAAGGATCAGCATATATTATGGCATTGTCCTGGTCTGTTTTGAAGGTCTGTTCCTTTCTACCCTCACTTCCATAGGCAATCCAGCAGTAGGGAAGAGGAGGCTTGCCGAATCGCTTTTCTGAAAGCTCAAGAACCCTCTTTACAAGGCTGTCGTTTATTTCAGAGGTTATTTTTGTTATGTTGCTTGCCCGTGCACCTTCTTTAAGTAACAGGCCTACCAGTCTTGGTATTTTCTTTGATAGAGATGCGAGACCTTCAATGGTCTGCTGACTCTGTATTTCCTGAGCCAGTGCCAGAGGTGATGTGCCCTGCAGCAAGAGGAGGTCGTGATTTGTAAGTATTCCATTAAGCTCACCATTTTTTATTACAAGCAGATGATGAATCCTGTGCCTTATCATCTTCAGTATTGCTTCATAGCAGTAATCATTTGCATCCACCCTTATGAGGGGAAGGCTCATTATATTCGATATGGGTTCGTTCACATCCCTCGCCCTGGCAACAACCTTTTCTCTGAGATCTCTATCAGTCACAATACCAACAGGTAAATTTTTTTCATCCACAATAACCACCGAACTTATTTTGTTTTTTGCCATAATTTCTGCAGCTTCTCTTATCGTTATATTCTGATTAACGGTAATAACATTTTTTGAGGCAATATCCTCTATCCTGGTTGTGAAAAGGGCTCTATCAGGTGGTGTGAGAGAAAGACTCTTTTTCTGTATTTCTTTGAGTGTTTTGTCAAGATATCTTGAAAGGTGTGATTTTAAAAAATATTCTGTAAAAATTGCATTCCTGTCAAGTAATTGAAGAACCTTCTCCTTTGGCAATAGATAACAGATAGTATCCTCTGTAGCAATTACATTGGTCTTCTGTCCTTCATTTGACACAATTGACCACAGGCCGAAGTTATCACCCTCGCCACGATAATCAACTGTTATCTCTTCTCCTGATGGGCCTGTAATAAAGACCTTAACAGCACCCTTTTTTATTATCCTGAGACCCTCTGTGTTCAGACTTCCCTGTTTGAGTATGAGAGTACCTTTAGGATAGAATTCAAGGCTAAGATGGAGAGCAATTCCTTTCAGTTCCTCTTCCTGGAGGAACTGAAAGGGTGGTACATCCTTTAGAAATTTAATAATTTCTTCAATAAGCATAGTGAGTTTATAAAAATAAGCAAAATATGTGCCAGTTTTAAAAAATATATAACATATTGAAAAGACCATAAATTTTTTTGTTAATTCAGGTTTTGCTGTTACTAAAGGTAATTGTAAAAGGGATGGTAATTTTTACTTTTTGTAACAATTAACTTTTCGAACTATTTTCTCTGAATTCCCCAGCGCTTTCTTTTTTCCCAGAGAGATTTCCTTGTTATTCCAAGCATATCTGCAAGCTGTTGCTCTGTGTATTCATTCTGGTATTTCATTATAAATGCCTTTGTGTAATCCTCTATAGAGAGCTTATCTGTGAGTGCCTGTTCAGTAAAAGATTTTTCTTTTTTATGTAGAAGGTTCTCTGGTAGATGTTCCTTTTTTATAACACCGTTGTCCGATACCAGTACTGCCCTTTCTATTATATTCTGAAGTTCTCTTATATTACCAGGCCAGTTATAGGCTTTCAGGATTTCAATAACATCTCTATCAATCTTTACCAGATTCTTTCCATGCTCTCTTGAGTATTTTTCTACAAAATAATTAAGAAGGAGCTCTATGTCATTGCCCCTTTCTCTTAAAGGAGGAAGCTGGATGGTGATAACATTTATTCTGTAATAAAGGTCTTCCCTGAACCTTCCTTCCTTTACAAGCTGTAAGAGATCTCTGTTTGTTGCCGATATAAACCTTATATCTACCTTTACAGATTGATTGCTACCAATAGGTCTTATCTCCTGATCTTCAAGAACTCTCAGAAGCTTTGCCTGAAGTCCGGGGCTCAATTCTCCTATCTCATCAAGAAATACTGTGCCACCATTTGCCTCTTCAAAAAGGCCCCTCTTTGAACTCACGGCACCTGTAAATGCTCCTCTTACATGACCGAAGAATTCTGATTCAAGGAGGTTCTCGGGTATTGCACTACAGTTTATAGGAATGAAGGGCCTTTCTGCCCTGCTGCTGCTGAAATGTATTGCCCTTGCTATGAGTTCCTTACCTGTTCCTGTCTCTCCAAGGAGTAGCACATTGCTTTTTGCCTTTGCAATCTTTTTGACTTCTTCTATAATCTTTTTGATTGCCGGACTCTCTCCAATTATGTGGCTGAAGTCATAATGTTTCTCTATCTCCCGCCTGAGAAGAATATTTTCTCGCTGGAGAGCCTTCTGTCTCAGGGCATTTCTGACGATCTGTTTTATCTCCTCATGGATTATGGGTTTTATTACATAATCATAAGCACCTGCCCTGAGGGCCTCAACAGCGGTTTCAAGAGAGGCATAGGCTGTGATGATAATAACAATCTGGGCAGGCTCTTTTTCTTTTACTTTTTTTAAGAGCTCAATTCCATTAATGCCGGGAAGTATTATATCCGTGATAATCAGGTCATAAGAATTCTTTTCTATCATCTCGAGACCTGACTCTGCATCGGGAGCAAGGTCCACAGAATAACCTTCCTTTGTGAGAACCCTTTTAAGGGATGCTGCCAGAGTCTCTTCGTCTTCTATTATGAGGAGTCTTTCGTTCATAACTATTATTATAAAATAATAATCTGGTATCCTTAAACTGAATGTAACGGTAGCCTTATAAGGAAGGTGGTACCCTTGCCCTTTTTGCTCCTTACTGAGATGGAACCATTATGGTCCTTTATTATTCCGTAGCATATACTCAGACCAAGTCCTGTGCCCTTACCCGAGGGTTTTGTTGTGAAGAACGGATCAAATACTCTGTCGATGATTGAATCATCGATGCCGGTTCCACTGTCACTGAAGGATATCTCTACATAAGGTCCCTTTTTCTTTATGGATATATTAATTGTGCCACCATCTGGCATCGCATCCATTGAATTTAGAAAGAGATTCAGGAAGACCTGCTGTATCTGGTCAGGATTAAGAAAGAGGTCAGGCACCTGCTCTGTATCTATATTAAGCTTAATATTCTTAAATCTTTTATCATATTTTACAAGATTCACTGTCCTCTGGAGTATTTCCTCAAGACTGGAGATTTTCTTTTCTGAACTTGATATTCTTGCAAAATCGCTGAGGCTTCTTACAATCTTTGCGATTCTCTCAATGTGGCTTTTTATTGTTATCAGGGCTTCTTCTATAAATTTTTCATCTGGTTTATCTGTAAGAAGTTCCTGTACTAAGGACGAGATGGAGGCAAGGGGATTCCCTATCTCATGGGATATACCTGCAGTGAGTTTGCCTATACTTGCAAGCTTTGATGTCTGAAGGAGCTGCTCTTCCATTCTCTTTTTTTCTGTTATATCTTCAAATATTATTACATGACCGCCTGAAGGGTCTTTAAAGGGACTTATATTTATTCTGAATGTCTGGTGTAAGGGACTTTCAATGACCTTTTCTGCTGCCATGGATTTATTGAACTCCTCAATCTTCAGCCAGGGAATGAGTTCAGTCAAAGAGGTGTTTATAGCTCTTTTTCTGGGGATACCAGTGAGCGACTCCATCTCTCTGTTCCAGTATTTAACATTGAGGGAACTGTCAATAGTTATAATTCCCACGGGTGCACTTTCTATAATATTTTCACTGAATTCCTTGAGATAGGAGAGTTCCTTAAGTGCCTCGGTAAGTTCCTGTTTTGATAATCTCAGACTTTCCGTAATATTTTTTATTGATTCTGAGAGCTCGGCTCTTTCCTTTTCTGTAAGTATATGTTTATTTTCAAATATTATTGATGCTATAGAAGGCCCTATAGCACCTGAAAGTACCCTTTCCGCATGATTTCTCAATTCCAGGAGTTCCCTCTCATTTAGCTCTTCTTTATTTTTCTTTTTTTCAAGAAGGAATTCCTCAATCGCCCTTTCTGCTCCTTCTTTTCCAAGGTATCTTGAAAGAATATTTTCTATGGATTCAACAGAATAAGGTCCTCCATAGCCGAGTTCACCGGGCTTTTCATAGGACTCAACAAATACAAGTGCCTGTAACTCCTCATCCCTTGATTGTCTGGTGAATACCGAGACACCTGTAAATAATAGGAGATTAATAAGCATACTCCAGAGCAGGGAATGTCCCCATTTGCCCAATCCTTCTATTCCAAATAGTGCATGTGGATTGAAGATAGCAGAATGTATGAGTTTTCCAATTAATCCATCAGGCATTATGAGGCCTGCCCTTAGCAGTGCCGGTATAATGAGGGTATAAAACCAGATAATAAATCCACCCGTGATACCTGCAATTGCACCAATCTTTGTTGCCCTTTTCCAGTAAAGTCCAAGAAAGAAGGCTGGTGCAAAGAGTGTAACTGCTTCAAAGGACTTAAGGCCTATGTCTACGAGGCTATAAAATTCACCGATGGATATGGCAAAGAGATAGCCGAGAAATACAATTATCATTATCACGATCCTTTTAATATTAAGCACCATCCGTGCAAAGCCTTCTGCTTCATGGAATCTTATCACTGCAGGCATTACAAGACTGTTCATAACCATGGTACTCAGGGCAAGGGCTTCAACTATGACCATACCTGTTGCTGCAGAAAAGCCTCCGAGAAAGACAAAGAGGGAAAGGTACTTATTACCCTGTTCAAGAGGGATGGACAGGACAAAATAGTCTGCTCCGATAGGATCTCCTCCAAGAAGAAGGCCACCCAGGGCTGTGGGTATGACAAATATATTTATCAGAAATAAATATAAGGGAAAAAGCCAGGAGGCTGTCTTTACATGGGATTCACTGTAGTTTTCAACAACAGCCATCTGGAACTGTCTTGGAAGCAGCATTATTGCCATCATTGAAAGAAATGTCAGGGCAAACCATTCAGAATAATCGGTATCAGTCCGGCCGAGATAGAGTAGGACAGCATGTTCGGTCTCTTCAATTTTTCTTAATATGTCTCCAATACCATCAAAGAGTCCATAGGTTACAAAGAGTCCAACAAAGATAAAGGCTATGAGTTTTATCATTGATTCAAAGGCAATAGCAAAGACAAGGCCACCATGCCTTTCAGAGGAATCCAGTCTTCTTGCACCAAATATAATGGCAAAGACACCCAGCATTCCTGTGAATATCAAACCGGCAAAGGTACTTGCCTTTGTCTCGCCAGAGATTATACTGAAGGTGCTTATGATAGCCTTTATCTGTAGTCCAATATAGGGTGTTATACCCACAACTGCTACTACAGTAACAAGACCTGACAGAAAGAGGGATTTTCCGTATCTGGAACTTATGAAGTCAGATATAGTTGTTATCCTGTGGGTTTTTGCTAGTCTTATAACCTTAATTAACAGCACGGGCCATAGTGCTGCCATGAGGGTTGGGCCTGTGTATGTTGTTATAAAAGAAAGTCCTGAGGTTGCAGCCTTTCCAACACTACCATAAAATGTCCAGGAAGTACAGTAAACAGCAAGGGATAGAGAATAGATATAAGGATTATTTACAATGCTCTTTCCTGTGCCTTCCTTTTTTTCAGCATAATAGGCAAGTATGAAAAGGAGTATGAGATAGAAGAAGACTATTACAAAGAGATTTGCAGCCGAAAACATCTCACCTTTCTCTGTAAATAAAGGTAAAAAGTGCGATAGCGCCTATAAAGAATGCCCATATACCTGTCAGATAAAGCCATGCCTTTTTATGGGCAATAGCAAGAAATGGCCAGTTCAATAAAAGAAGACCTGTAAAGAAAAGAAAGAACCACACTTCAGGATTCAGAATCTTTTTCATTTATTTTTAGAGTATCACAGAAAAGAAATGAAGTTCAATATTTGCTCAAGATGAATACCGAATTCTTTTTAGAAGTTCAGGCAGGTCTTTTATGCTATCAATAATATAATCTGCATCAATAAGCATTTCTCTAGGTCTGTAACCATAGGTTACCGCAATAGTGGCTATGCCAGCAGATTTTCCTGTCATTACATCAAGTTCACTGTCGCCAATGATAACCGTTTCATCAGGACGGATATTCATCGTTTCAAGTACAGTAAATACAGGTACAGGTGATGGTTTTTTCTCAGGTGTGCTGTCACTTCCAAGGACCATATCAAAGTATTTTAAAAGGTCCAGTCCTTCAAGGGTCTTTTTTGATAGATATTCTCTCTTGTTTGAGATAACAGCCTTTTTGTAATCCCGGAGCTCTTCAAGCGTCTCCCTTACATGAGGATAGGGTCTTGTGTTGTCAATAATATGGATTTCATAATACTTAAGGAATTTTTCAATGACCTCTTTTAGCGGAATACCTGGATGGGGTCTAATAATTTCTTCTATAAGCTTTGTTATACCTCTTCCAATAAGAGATGTTATCTCCTTAACACTGTAAGGACCAATACCATAATCCTTCAGGGCATGGTTAATTGCATTTGTGATATCAACCCTTGAATCCACAAGGGTTCCATCAAGGTCAAATATGAGGAGTTTAATAGACATGAATAATTATAATAAACTATATAAGATAATTTGAACGACTATAGTTAAATTAACTGGGAGGTTTCATGAAAGGTATTATCCTTGCCGGTGGAAGTGGCACAAGGCTCTATCCAATAACTATTGGTACGGTAAAACAATTATTACCTGTATATGACAAGCCCATGATCTATTATCCCCTATCCGTTCTCATGCTTGCAGGAGTGAGGGAGATCCTTATAATCTCAACACCCGGGGATATTGATAGATTTAAAAGACTCTTTAATGACGGCAGTCATCTCGGTCTTAATTTTCAGTATGCAGTCCAGTCAGAGCCCAGGGGAATTGCAGAGGCACTTATAATTGGCGAGGAGTTTATTAACAAAGATAATGTGTGGTTGATCCTTGGAGATAATATATTCTTCGGTCACGGTCTTCCAGAGCTATTAAGAAGGGTCTCCGGCTATAAAGAGGGTGCTACAATATTTGGTTATTATGTGGCTGATCCCGGAAGATACGGGGTTGTAGAATTTGACCCTTCGGGTAAGGTTATATCCATTGAAGAAAAACCAGAAAAACCCAGGTCAAATTATGCAGTAACAGGCCTTTATTATTATGATAAAGATGCTCCAGAGATAGCAAAGACACTCAGGCCATCAAAAAGGGGTGAACTTGAAATTACTGATCTTAATAATGAATATCTTAAAAGAGGAAGACTAAGGGTGGAGCTCATGGGAAGGGGTTTTGCCTGGCTTGATACGGGTACTTACGATTCCCTTCTTGATGCCTCAGAATATGTAAGAATTATTGAGCAGAGGCAGGGACTCAAGATTGCCTGCATAGAGGAGATTGCCTACAGACTGGGTTATATAAATAGAGAACAGCTCTTGAGATTAGCAGAGCCCTTAAAGAAAAACTCTTATGGAAGGTATCTCCTTCAGATTGCTGAGGAGGAATAGAAGGATATGCCATTCAGTTTTTACAGACTTGAAATACCTGACCTTGTACTCATAGAGCCCGTGGTATTCGGTGATGAGAGGGGCTTTTTTCTTGAATTCTATAAGAGGTCTGAATTTTTAAAAGCTGGTATAAAAGAGGATTTTGTCC
The sequence above is drawn from the Thermodesulfovibrionales bacterium genome and encodes:
- a CDS encoding 3'-5' exonuclease, with protein sequence MLRFIQRLRKEVALSRKFNYIDMSIPIDKASYVVIDLELTGLNPQKDSIVSIGAVKMDGDRIRLGDFFYRIINTDLCHKESILIHGITPSESSLCPEIEKILPEFLHYCGNRIIVGHFVSIDVSFINKELKRLFNKVIKNPVLDTIRIYKWLTRRKIKADAFYEGKSEGKTLFDLARELDINIVEFHNALYDAFITAQIFQRYIHFLKSEGIVSLGDLLRIGGER
- a CDS encoding DUF294 nucleotidyltransferase-like domain-containing protein → MLIEEIIKFLKDVPPFQFLQEEELKGIALHLSLEFYPKGTLILKQGSLNTEGLRIIKKGAVKVFITGPSGEEITVDYRGEGDNFGLWSIVSNEGQKTNVIATEDTICYLLPKEKVLQLLDRNAIFTEYFLKSHLSRYLDKTLKEIQKKSLSLTPPDRALFTTRIEDIASKNVITVNQNITIREAAEIMAKNKISSVVIVDEKNLPVGIVTDRDLREKVVARARDVNEPISNIMSLPLIRVDANDYCYEAILKMIRHRIHHLLVIKNGELNGILTNHDLLLLQGTSPLALAQEIQSQQTIEGLASLSKKIPRLVGLLLKEGARASNITKITSEINDSLVKRVLELSEKRFGKPPLPYCWIAYGSEGRKEQTFKTDQDNAIIYADPSDEKEAKEAKEYFNTFSEYVISSLVECGFPLCPGNYMANNPKWRQPISVWKKYFSDWITTPTAQAILSSVILFDFRPVHGELTLGEKLREHLLETLRNQDIFLVHMARLTVNVKPPIGFFKTFIVEKSGEHKNELNLKFKCIAPLLNIVRLFSLEKRIPETSTLERIKKLKEIHDTVKQYGDELEHAFEFLMLLRIEHQLQQLESGQKPDNYINPNTLSNLEKKTLKDVCRLISDIQDFIEQRYMLGRIM
- a CDS encoding sigma-54 dependent transcriptional regulator yields the protein MNERLLIIEDEETLAASLKRVLTKEGYSVDLAPDAESGLEMIEKNSYDLIITDIILPGINGIELLKKVKEKEPAQIVIIITAYASLETAVEALRAGAYDYVIKPIIHEEIKQIVRNALRQKALQRENILLRREIEKHYDFSHIIGESPAIKKIIEEVKKIAKAKSNVLLLGETGTGKELIARAIHFSSSRAERPFIPINCSAIPENLLESEFFGHVRGAFTGAVSSKRGLFEEANGGTVFLDEIGELSPGLQAKLLRVLEDQEIRPIGSNQSVKVDIRFISATNRDLLQLVKEGRFREDLYYRINVITIQLPPLRERGNDIELLLNYFVEKYSREHGKNLVKIDRDVIEILKAYNWPGNIRELQNIIERAVLVSDNGVIKKEHLPENLLHKKEKSFTEQALTDKLSIEDYTKAFIMKYQNEYTEQQLADMLGITRKSLWEKRKRWGIQRK
- a CDS encoding ATP-binding protein; this encodes MFSAANLFVIVFFYLILLFILAYYAEKKEGTGKSIVNNPYIYSLSLAVYCTSWTFYGSVGKAATSGLSFITTYTGPTLMAALWPVLLIKVIRLAKTHRITTISDFISSRYGKSLFLSGLVTVVAVVGITPYIGLQIKAIISTFSIISGETKASTFAGLIFTGMLGVFAIIFGARRLDSSERHGGLVFAIAFESMIKLIAFIFVGLFVTYGLFDGIGDILRKIEETEHAVLLYLGRTDTDYSEWFALTFLSMMAIMLLPRQFQMAVVENYSESHVKTASWLFPLYLFLINIFVIPTALGGLLLGGDPIGADYFVLSIPLEQGNKYLSLFVFLGGFSAATGMVIVEALALSTMVMNSLVMPAVIRFHEAEGFARMVLNIKRIVIMIIVFLGYLFAISIGEFYSLVDIGLKSFEAVTLFAPAFFLGLYWKRATKIGAIAGITGGFIIWFYTLIIPALLRAGLIMPDGLIGKLIHSAIFNPHALFGIEGLGKWGHSLLWSMLINLLLFTGVSVFTRQSRDEELQALVFVESYEKPGELGYGGPYSVESIENILSRYLGKEGAERAIEEFLLEKKKNKEELNERELLELRNHAERVLSGAIGPSIASIIFENKHILTEKERAELSESIKNITESLRLSKQELTEALKELSYLKEFSENIIESAPVGIITIDSSLNVKYWNREMESLTGIPRKRAINTSLTELIPWLKIEEFNKSMAAEKVIESPLHQTFRINISPFKDPSGGHVIIFEDITEKKRMEEQLLQTSKLASIGKLTAGISHEIGNPLASISSLVQELLTDKPDEKFIEEALITIKSHIERIAKIVRSLSDFARISSSEKKISSLEEILQRTVNLVKYDKRFKNIKLNIDTEQVPDLFLNPDQIQQVFLNLFLNSMDAMPDGGTINISIKKKGPYVEISFSDSGTGIDDSIIDRVFDPFFTTKPSGKGTGLGLSICYGIIKDHNGSISVRSKKGKGTTFLIRLPLHSV
- a CDS encoding HAD-IA family hydrolase — translated: MSIKLLIFDLDGTLVDSRVDITNAINHALKDYGIGPYSVKEITSLIGRGITKLIEEIIRPHPGIPLKEVIEKFLKYYEIHIIDNTRPYPHVRETLEELRDYKKAVISNKREYLSKKTLEGLDLLKYFDMVLGSDSTPEKKPSPVPVFTVLETMNIRPDETVIIGDSELDVMTGKSAGIATIAVTYGYRPREMLIDADYIIDSIKDLPELLKRIRYSS
- the rfbA gene encoding glucose-1-phosphate thymidylyltransferase RfbA; the encoded protein is MKGIILAGGSGTRLYPITIGTVKQLLPVYDKPMIYYPLSVLMLAGVREILIISTPGDIDRFKRLFNDGSHLGLNFQYAVQSEPRGIAEALIIGEEFINKDNVWLILGDNIFFGHGLPELLRRVSGYKEGATIFGYYVADPGRYGVVEFDPSGKVISIEEKPEKPRSNYAVTGLYYYDKDAPEIAKTLRPSKRGELEITDLNNEYLKRGRLRVELMGRGFAWLDTGTYDSLLDASEYVRIIEQRQGLKIACIEEIAYRLGYINREQLLRLAEPLKKNSYGRYLLQIAEEE